One genomic window of Hydra vulgaris chromosome 03, alternate assembly HydraT2T_AEP includes the following:
- the LOC124808835 gene encoding heat shock protein Hsp-16.1/Hsp-16.11 — translation MSLWHIPVHKYFETDPFFDDIMEITFPPLRYFPFFNVGAKAVSKKKTPKENGFVVNLDVKHYKPEEVTLKVEGQVLEVSGKHRNENENGFESSEFQRKYTIPDDVDVTALTSNISQEGVLHIEAPKKLLATSGESTKETFKCTLDVQGFKPEEISIQVKGRDLVVHGETKAESSGEHGLSFHHKQFTKHVALPDDVDPSELSSRYTKDSKLTIEAPRKQLQAPLKLEIKMEE, via the exons atgTCTTTGTGGCACATTcctgttcataaatattttgaaaccgATCCGTTCTTTGATGATATAATGGAGATAACATTTCCTCCTTTGAGATATTTTCCATTCTTTAATGTTGGAGCAAAagctgtttcaaaaaaaaagactcCGAAAGAGAATGGTTTTGTTGTAAATCTTGATGTCAAGCATTACAAGCCAGAGGAAGTTACTCTAAAAGTAGAAG GTCAAGTTCTTGAAGTAAGTGGAAAGCATCGTAACGAAAATGAAAATGGATTTGAGTCAAGTGAGTTCCAAAGAAAGTACACTATTCCAGATGATGTAGATGTGACAGCACTTACGTCAAACATCAGTCAAGAAGGCGTTTTGCATATAGAAGCTCCTAAAAAGCTCCTTGCAACTTCTGGAGAATCAACAAAAGAGACTTTTAAATGCACTTTAGATGTACAAGGTTTCAAGCCAGAAGAAATTTCAATTCAAGTAAAAGGCAGAGATTTAGTTGTTCATGGTGAAACAAAAGCTGAAAGCAGTGGTGAACACGGTTTAAGTTTCCACCACAAGCAGTTTACCAAACACGTAGCTTTGCCAGATGATGTAGATCCATCCGAATTAAGTTCTCGCTATACAAAAGACTCAAAATTAACAATCGAAGCTCCGCGAAAGCAACTACAAGCTCCACTCAAACTTGAAATCAAAATGGAAGAATAA
- the LOC136078323 gene encoding uncharacterized protein LOC136078323, with the protein MQEPISVVKRIAVALHYLASCKKYRVVPSFFGIGKSTANLIVHEFINAVNDVLLPKYVKFPLSEENLNKCSRDFKTILGFPECVGAVDGCHILISAPKDQAISYCYYKRCYSIVLFAVVDCRYRFIYTSVRSPVRNNDSYILQNSSLKAILESNLFDKFCKELSGSLVPLCLIGDSTFPLMRYLLKPYPQNLELSEVQKNYNKIFCGATRVVEDAFGRVKTRFRVICKRMECDINFATRIANACVTLHNICKYYNDIIIIEWLTLHHDDCLAQPNAVSTAGNNGP; encoded by the coding sequence ATGCAAGAACCTATTTCAGTAGTAAAACGTATTGCAGTTGCATTACATTATCTAGCTTCATGTAAAAAGTATCGTGTTGTGCCTAGCTTTTTTGGCATAGGAAAGTCAACAGCAAACTTAATTGTTCATGAATTTATTAACGCTGTTAATGACGTTTTGCTCcctaaatatgttaaatttccATTGTcagaagaaaatttaaataaatgtagtAGAGATTTCAAAACTATTCTTGGTTTTCCCGAATGCGTTGGAGCTGTTGATGGATGCCATATCCTTATTTCAGCCCCTAAAGATCAAGCAAtttcttattgttattataaaaggtGCTATTCTATTGTACTTTTTGCCGTTGTAGACTGTAGATACCGTTTCATTTATACAAGTGTTAGATCGCCTGTTAGAAATAATGACAGCTATATTTTGCAGAATTCTTCTTTGAAAGCAATTTTAGAATCAaatctttttgataaattttgtaaagAGCTGAGCGGTTCTCTTGTTCCACTATGTTTGATAGGGGATTCAACATTTCCTTTAATGCGTTATTTGTTAAAACCTTATCCTCAAAATTTGGAGCTTAGTGAAGTtcaaaaaaactacaataaaatattttgcggAGCTACAAGAGTAGTTGAGGATGCTTTTGGACGCGTTAAAACTCGATTCCGTGTCATTTGCAAACGCATGGAATGTGATATTAACTTTGCTACAAGAATTGCTAATGCTTGCGTCACTCTTCACaacatttgtaaatattataacGACATTATTATAATAGAATGGCTTACACTTCATCATGATGACTGTCTGGCTCAACCCAATGCAGTTTCTACTGCTGGGAACAATGGACCATGA